TTCGAAGAGGCAAACGCCACAGTGGCCATAGATGAAATCCTCCAACAGATAAGTTACCTCTTCAACCAAAACCATACCAAATTGTCCTGGGATGAGAACTCCATTGCCTCTTTCAAACTTGGAGTGGAAGATGAAATTAAGAAATTGACACCGTGCTTGGGTGAAAGGATTGATGAGTTGAGAGAGAAAGTGAAAAAATACTTCCAACGAATCAACGACCACCTGAAAGATAAGGAATATAGCCTGTGTGCCTGGGAGATTGTCCAAATGGAAGTTAGGCAGTGCTTAATAGTGATTGATCAACTCATCTCAAGGATCCCCAAAAAAGGTACTCTGCGGTCGCAAAACCCATGCTTTTATTTAAAACTGGATTAAAAGGGTATTCTGATTAGTAGGTACCGGTTAAGTCTAATTAGATTTCTAATTATACTACTTTTCAACTCAGAACTAATTGAACAACTTGCTGCCTTTCATCATGTCATGTCATTAAATGAAATCACCCAAATCTCAGTTTGCAGGTGTGATATAGATTATGTCCCTGAGTCAGAAGGTGAAATGAGAGGCATATTCGTTTGTAGAAGAGCCTGTGTTAAGGGAAAGAGTGGGACAAATTCTTCCTCTTGGTGTGTGGCATTGTCCTTGCACCATTGGCTCAGAAGCATACTTTCCCACCAATTTAAAAGATGAAAACCAGAACACATCAGAGTATGGTCAAGAGTGCAAAAGCGATGAGTATCTCTTATGTAAAATTCTGTTTTGGATTGAGCCATGGGAAttgaagtgctgtcaaactgcattgattccacaatgtagatcagtggttcccaacctttttttgatcagggaccactttaatcAGGGATCACTCTCTAAAATTAGTacaaaaagggttacgaattggtttttggtcaccTTTAGATTTGGTTTCAGAAAATTCCATTGAATAGactacattagctctagtttccgatacagaatatTTGCTACTcggtagtcaccatctgttcacccacagaaaaccatatttaataatctagagctcacgtgatgtatccaatgcaattttctgaatcagcatgccaaaaccctcaggaacaggcctaaaaatgaagaaaccAAGGTGCCCCCGCTTCCAGGTGCCATATGGAATggctccgctcagggggaggAGGGGCTTGTTGTCACATCctttgtgagtagtcagcctcttcccttctGATATtcttgttgcctcagcactataagtgtGTTTCATGataccagtcgctcttgttgcaatagtgtagtaatggtgaagccgtggaccatattttagttattgGGGTCCACTGggggtccacggaccacaggttgggaaccactgatgtagatgcaccccttataTGTAGATCAGAAAATAGCAATGCCTTGAATAGTTAAAAGAGTTTAGATTGGACCAGAGGAAAAGGCAGCAAATAAGTCTGCCACTCCTTTCAGGATGAATCAAGCTCCCTTCCCCATTTAACTgaagtttaaaataaaattttaaaagagaGAACAGGACAAATCTTTGTGCAAAACACCAAACGAAGGGTGGTGTTTGAAAGATGCAGAGGGCtagtgaaagcaaagtgttcAGCCACCTCCAAAGGATTGTGGATACCATAATCTATGGATTTTCAAGGGTAAAATATTGTGTCTTATATAAAATGCTGAAATCagtgtttgtttgggttttttttttatttttttaacattttcaagctatggatacTTGACTCTGTGGCTACAgactctgtggatatggagggccagctGTACTTTGTAGAATAACATCTTTCTTTGGTAGCAATCAATAAAATTGGAGCAGTTTTACATTATAAGGGATTTATTATGCAACCCCCCACTAGTGAGAAATGCAACTAGCCATATTAAATCAATGTTTGGTTCCTTCTAGACACGCCAAGTGTTTTTTCTCAGCAGAACACACTTCGGTATTTCACTGTTGTCTAAACCGTGATGCCTAATGGCTTAAATACTAGCTCACCAACTTCCCTTAGCACAatgaaagaggagaggaggagttTTCTGATAACATTAGCAGAGGTCCTCCAGCACCCACACAAAAACATCAATGAgtgttggaatttttttttaaggagagagggaaggaacaaTGGTGGGTACCTGAAATCAAAGGATCTATGAAGGCTAAAGAAACTGATTTCACCTTACAGCTCCTGTTATAATATTGGAGGTGAATGAGACAGAGACTGAGACAGAGCCACCAGCAAAACAACCCGAGTCTCCAGCACCATGTACTCCACAAGGAGGCTCAAATGCAGGGGCCAAGCAAGAGGTTCAGCTAGGTGAGTATTCAATAGCCTTATGTCTTAGGAGGATCTTTCTGTGCCACTACAGCCACCAAATGGGCTTCCATATGGAGCATGGAAGCTCAGGAGGTCCTGCTCTTTCTATATGCATTCTGTGACTAAGTATAACCTAATGGGAATCATGGCAGTCGGCGAGACATTCTGCATGGGGAATTGCAAGAAGGTCAAATTTATTGGTGTAAAATTTAtatgttaacccccccccccaggaatttGAAGGTCACTTTTGTAGTGTTACCAGAAATGTTTTTGGCATTATGGATAAAGAACTGGACAGTAAAAATGGATTACCATATATACTGGAGTATAAGCCgatccaaatataagctgaggcacctaattttactacaaaaaaactgggaaagcatACTGAcgtgagtataagccgagggtgggaaatgtggcagctactggtaaatttcaaaataaaaatagatactgatacaattacattaattaaggcatcagtaggttaaatgtttttgagtatttacataaaactgtaatttaagataagactgtccaactctgattaaatcattattctaaccttcttcaatgtaaatgtgcttaagtatccttccaatgataataaagagagtaaaataataaatgtaacaataataataaagtaaaataatggaaatgtaataataacagtaataagagagtaaaataataaatgtaataagaataatacatagattaaaataataaatgtaatataataataatagagtaaaataatgtaaatgtgatgataataataataatagagtaaaataacaacaacaacccagtaaaataataaataactttgactcgagtataagtcgactcgagtataagccacccgagggggactttttcagtctaaaaaaggggctgcaaaaactcagcttatactagagtatataggTACTTCTTTGGtatatgacaacagcagcaagaatattaTTTGCTCAAATTTGGACATTGACTGAATTGATAATGGAAGAATGGGTAGTTAAGGTTGCTGAGTTAGCCCAAATGGGCAAATTAATGTGAATAAGCcaaattttaaaactgtttgcagATTATTTGACCAATAAACTATTCAATAATGTCTTCGTATGTGGTCAATTTTAATAGGATTATTTAGTTGGATctgtgctgttgctgttgttatattaAAGAAACATGTATGCTTATGATTCAGAATGTTTGAGGTCTATATTACATTTTCATAAGATGAAATGGCCAGAATCTAGGTAGGTCCTAAAACTGTGAGAAAAAATACATAGAGTTCTTTCAAGTTCTCAAGATTTGGTCTGGAGGACTAGGAGGGAAGCTCTCCAGACCAGAGTTTTCGATGTCATGGAGGACTGAAatcaagggaggaagagaaatgaaaaaaCTCAACTAGAGTGAGTTCTCCACACATATGTGTTCTGGGCATATCTGTGTGGAGAACCTCACCTCCCCTGAGATTTACTTCTTTTATCAGTTGGAGCCTGGCCAGTGAGATGTCAAATTGTGGAAAGAATCTTCACcagttttctcctcctttccagaTTTGCCTGCAGTCATAGATACAGTGATACAAGAGCAGCAGCTGAATGAACGTAGCAACATGAAGGCAGCAACCTGATCATGCAGCTTTCACCCGTGTTCTTCCCGTGGCGTAGTTCTACAGAGAAAAACAGCTGCTTTCCACTTCACCTGTTACAATTGTTTGACTAAGTTTAAAATTCTGAAAAATTCAGTGCTTCACTGAAGCCCTAGACAtaaaatagaccaaaatataatatactagAGAAAGTCCAAAGATATGATCTTTCACCATTTTCTACAAGCATGCTTTAAATTTGCTCTGAATCCCAAGTTTGCATTGAACATTACCAGCATGTCCCTAAGTTGTCAGCTATGAGGCTTCATTCACTTAAGCCCAACAAATATAATATACTCAGTTCTAAAGATCTGTACCTGTCAAAAGGGCCGTAAGCTTTATTCATATTGTCAGTCAACCTAAATATGTGAAGTTGTTTAATGCCCTTATTTAAACTCGtttattttctgtctttcttcaaatATTGCTTCCCCCAAGTATTAAACATACATTTCTATTAAAAACTTTCCAATATATATGTAGTTTGATGCCTTTGGTAAAGAAGGAAATGGTGACATGGGGCATTATCACACCATGCTATTGTACCATCAGAACAATGCATTAGGACCACTTTCGCCTCAGCCTTACTGCAAAACATTGTTGCTTACCAGACATTTCTGAATTGCAGTGTTACTGAAAATCTGGGTTATCTGCCTTCCTGACAAATAGccatggattgatggatggatggatggatggatgggtggatggataggtggatggatggataggtggatggatggatagagggatgtatagagggatggatagagggatggatggataggtgggtgggtgagtggatggatagatggatggatggatggatggatggatggatggatagatggatggatggatggatggatggatggatggatggatagatagatagatggatagatagatagatggatcaatagatagatggatcaatagatagatggatggatagatagatggatggatagatagatagatagatagatagatagatggatagatagacagatggatggatagatggatggatggatagatggatatatagatGGATCGATAGATGGATCGATAGATGGATCGATAGATGGATCGATAGATGGATCGATAGAATGATCGATAGATGGATCGATAGAATGATCGATAGAATGATCGATAGATGGATCGATAGATGGATCGATAGATGGATCGATAGATGGATCGATAGATGGATCGATAGATGGATCGATAGATGGATCGATAGatggatcgatagatagatagatagatagatagatagatagatagataggattcacacaGATATactatatgacagatatagtatgataggtttgaaagggacccctaaagaaggacaattatatgttgcatgtcccagagtaggcaaagctGACAATTTCTGCATcatcactgacaaagaaacaaaccaaaaaaaaagtccggtttacccacaagcattactagttacacatattagaaaccaacactttttcattactttatcttCCAGATCAACAGAGTGGCAGGAGACACTTAttatcttataaaactacaaatcacggaatgccatagcattgagcatgaCAATTaatttggtgtcaaactgctatagaTGTGCagcatagatacatagatacatgggGCAATCTCAGACCACCACAGGAAGAGCATTCAATGATTTACCAGAGAGCACCATCTGTGGGTtgcattgagaaactgcaaaacaAGGGCTGCCCACCCTCAGTTTTCCTGTTTACAGTTTTTTGACTTTCTATGTAACATTTGTGAATTGTTATACTATCTTTAATTTTATCAGAACATTGAATgttccatctatccacccatccatctatccatccatccatccatccatccatccacctatccacccacccacctatccaAATGGATCATgtaaatgaaaaatcaatgcagaAATGCAATTCATTCACCATAGtctgggagcccttccacagagctctatattccagaatatcaaaagaagaaatcccacattatctgagagtggactcggataacccaattcaaagcatatattgtgatattctgggatatagggctgtgtggaagggccctaggagagAATGTCTCATAAGAACCCTGTAGTGGTCCGTTACATGAACTAGTACAATTCAGTAGTCAGGCAGCAATAAGCTTACAACAACCTTGTAAAGCAGTAATCATCAAACTGTTTTGTGACTGTTTTCCACTTTAGGTAGGGCTTTTGGGTCTCTCTAATAGTGTCTTGCTTGGGCAGCCTTTGTAGTGGTGGCAGTACAGTTTGTTACCCCTTCTGCTTTGTCTTCTGAAGCATAGGGTTTTCTTCCCAAATGAAAGCTGCCTTTGGGACAGTTCAGAATTCATTCACATTATTCCCCAATATTCTACATTATTCCACTCTGAGAAGCTAAAACCTGGAGTCACGGTCTTGTCTTCAGATCAATATAAGAAACTCTAACAATTTTGATAACAAGGAGCAGATGAAACAAGTTTAAAAAGACAAGAGTTTGaaatttgttcattcgttcagtcgtctccgactcttcgtgacctcatggaccagcccacgccagagctccctgtcggccatcaccacccccagcaccttcaaggtcagtccagtcacttcaaggatgccatccatccatcttgcccttggtcggcccctcttccttttaccttccactttccccagcataattgtcttctctaggcttttctttctcctcatgatgtggccaaagtacttctactttgtctctagtatccttccctccagtgagcagccgggcttttatttcctggaggatgaactggttggatcttctcgcagtccaaggcactctcagaactttcctccagcaccacaactcaaaagcatcaatcttccttcactcagccttccctaaggtccagctctcacatctgtaggtgactacggggaataccatggctttgactatgcggatctttgttgccagtctgatgtctctactcttcactattttatcgagactggacattgctctcctcccaagaagtaagcgtcttctgatttcctggccacagtctgcatctgcagtaatctttgcacctagaaatgcaaagtctgtcacggcctccgcgatttctccctctattttccagttttcaatcattcttgttgccataatcttggttttgttttgttttgttttttgatgtttagctgcaacccggcttttgcgctttcttctttcaccttgattagaaggctcctcagagtggtgtcatctgcatatctgaggttgttaatgtttcttccagcaattttcaccccagcttggtattcatcaagccctgcacatcgcatgatgtgttctgcatacaagttaaaaaggttgggtgagagtatgcagccttgccgtacgcctttcccaatcttgaaccagtctgttgttccgtggtcagttctgactgttgctacttggtccttgtacagattcctcaggagagagacaaggtggcttgggatgcccatcccaccaagaacttgccacaatttattataatccacacagtcaaaggctttagaatagtcaatgaagcagaagtttgAAATAAAGGTAGTTATAACCATCCACAAAAATCACTGCGATCTTTAATC
This genomic interval from Anolis sagrei isolate rAnoSag1 chromosome 2, rAnoSag1.mat, whole genome shotgun sequence contains the following:
- the LOC132765408 gene encoding interferon beta-like, which encodes MAQQCNRHQGIYPKNPFSRFCNPENDYIPSMSIMIMKSWLLLFCLLMFFSEIFSQDCNNLRHDLKGANKANLELLNVKMGSTIPLQCVDDVINFSSNPNEENLPSIYDFEEANATVAIDEILQQISYLFNQNHTKLSWDENSIASFKLGVEDEIKKLTPCLGERIDELREKVKKYFQRINDHLKDKEYSLCAWEIVQMEVRQCLIVIDQLISRIPKKAPVIILEVNETETETEPPAKQPESPAPCTPQGGSNAGAKQEVQLDLPAVIDTVIQEQQLNERSNMKAAT